The DNA segment ttttgGTTATTGTGTTTCTGTTTTATGTAAAAGTGCTTTTGTTTATCCGGAAGTTTCTGAAATTTAAGAATTTCGGATTCTTCTCCCATCCATCATCAACTGTTGAATTGGCTCcgcatgcttcttctctaaaacaTTCAACCAAATTGTGATGTATTCTATTTTTATGGCAAATATGAATTTGTCAAACAAATCATAATTTCAATTTCTCTCGTTGATTTAAGAAATGAACCACCAAAAGGAAACCCATTCATCCACAAGCTTTGATGAACCTGCTAAGGATATACAAGTTCATAATCAATTAAATGCCACAATTCTATTAATAACATTTTCATTACTCCAATAACAAGAACAACAACAATTTGCAGTTGCTTTGGATAAAGTCTTTCGTGTATATGACATCCAAATCTCATGCATTCCTGAAGAAAGAGATCATCACAAATCACGGTCTTAACAGTGGCGATGAAGCATGCTACTACATCAATCACAACATTTGTATAAGAAATGGAAGCTGTCTCATTCCTGCTTGCCCTCAAATCCATCACTGTCATTGTTCCTGCTTGTGTATCTTCTATTGGCTGCTCAAGGAATCATATTGGTTCAACATGACGTCTTTGATAGAATCCCAGAGCTCTTCACAAGGATGCAAACCTCTACATAGGAACTATGAGGATAACAACAAGAATTTTTTACTGCACTATCCTACGTTGAATCTATCAGATCATACGTCGGACGTGTGAATAAAATTACGAGGCAGCACATCAGATATCAACAAGCAAAGCATATAGCAAAAGCATACTGAACAGAGACTTGTAAAAGATATTTAGCCACAAGCAGGGAAGACATTCACCGATTGTCACAGAGCCAAATAGAGGAACACATAAAACAAACTAGTAAGCTTGTATTCTTGCTTAATCTTCATATTGCTCATAGGATTTGAGCAGCTCAGTGCAGACTGGCAATGAAGTGTCCTTCAGGAAGCCAAGCGAGTTAGCAAATCTGGTGTCCGAAGCAATACCGTTGTTGTGGCTGAGGAACACAGGAGCCCTCTCGCGACCCTGGAGTGCAGTCTTGCATCCACTTTCTGGGCTACTAACGAGCAGAGACTCGCAGATTTCATGGTCATCATGCTCGCCTTCAACTAGGATGTTGTAGGTACCCGTGTGATCGGTCGTGCCCTCGAAACTGCACGTCTTTGCACCAGTGAATTCTGATCGACACTCAACCCTTACCGTAGCACCTGCAGATGAATCACAATGTCCGTAACAAATGGGAAATTTTTCAGAGTAAAGCAGGAGGCAGTCAGTCTAGGCACAGATCAGGAACAATCATCCCAAAGACAACGTGAAAAAATAAACTTTAACAAAATCCATATCATTAATCATGATCAGTGACATCCAGAGTGACCAAAAATCAACCATCAAGAATGTCGATGTAGCCTGCATCTTCATCAACTTGTAAACAGAAGTTTATTGGCACAACAAAAGATTATGACTTCTGTTGGTTCAGGGACTCTATAAACATTTTAGTTTCAGACCATCAACACTACTAAAATCAAATTCCCAATGTGCATTGCCTATGTTTAACACTCTTCTATTACTTACATCCACTTtgtgttttaaaaataaaatatttagaactttaaaaagaaaattcataatCTACGAGGAGTTGGGACTTAAGGCTTTTGCTAGCTTTGTAGCTAAGCTATTGACGACAAACACTTATGCATTGGTGTCTTTTAACTCAGGTTAAACCCTTACTAAGAATCATACCATACAAAGTCACAATTGATATAAAGTTAAAACTCACAGTAAAGTCTGTAAAAGAAAGGACTCTTGAGAACAAAAAATTCTATAGAGAttgaaaaattctgaattattgaGACCCCCACTAGGAAAATATTGGATCCAAAAGTTCCattaatatatacacatataaatatatataccatCGGGAATTCCAAATCTCCCTAGATATTAAATTTGGAAATTAGAAAATTTATgtagagaaaaaaaatcatatttcttctttagaaatatatacatgtatatattttaaCGATTATTCCACCAAAATGATATCCAACCTAAAAGGATAATGTCCAAACATTATATAGGAAGTAAAAGATGATGTCTCCGTAACTTGATTACATCTTCAATCGCTCGTATGTGATTACTTCTACCAGCTATTTTGACAGACAAGGACTATGAAAGTTTTTGCTGCTATGAAATGGAGAAAAAGCTTCGCATAATATTTTCAATGTTTAGATCTGTTGTTTAGGCATTCCAAATATTTCTtccaatcaaaaagaaaaaaaagcattTGCTCTTAAAGCAAACATGTAATAGAAACGATTTTTCCGGGCTGACAACCAAAAAGGATTTAAGGTGTTTCTAACTCATTGTATGATCTATACACAAGAACCTATTTTTAGATCGCTTCAATCCTCCCCTTTGATCTACTAACCGTAAATAAGTAACAAGATGAAGCTCACATGCCAACCAGAGTCTCCAGATTCGACGTTTGCAGATGCATCGAACCCAAACCAGGCAAAAATCGTCGGCAAAAATTCCAACAAGAGAAAAAGATGGGAAGCCTAGAACGCGGTGCCATGAAACCCTCACCTTGGAGATAGGTCGATACCGGCGTCTCGAACCCCGCACGGCACGTATCACAGAAGACGCGGCCCTGGACAACGAACCCCCGCTTGACGACGCCAACGTCGCGCGCGGCGATCACGAGGGCCGGAAGGACGCACGCCACCGCAAAGACGACGGCGACCGCCGAGAAGAGGTGTTTCGCCATGATCGCAGTAGGAAAGGACAGCAGGAATAAGGCGCTGGGACTGAAGGAAGCCGCGGTGAAGCGATAAAGGCCATTGAGAAAAGGACGAGTGAGTTTATAGTTGTCACAGTGGTTATTCTCACTCGCGGTGACGATAGGAACGCCTCTTTGGGGCGGGATTTTGGAACTGTTGATGGCGTGTTGGGATCCGCCTTAAGTAATTGAGTCAAGAAGTAGTGACGGTATCCGCAGGCGTGAGAGGGAATCACGTGGGTTAATGACAGATAATGAGTTCGGAAGGGTAAGCTTACCTCTGACGGGTATACTGAGCGAGATCTGCGGCGGTGTGCCTCGTGCAGAGATCCGAGTCGTAGGATCGGGTCctcttattatatatttttgaaataataAGATTTAAACATGATTTATGTTctcttattatatatttttgaaataataAGACCTCATTATTATAACACTCcctataaataaatttatcaaaacataaataatattatacacatataatttaattatatataatatcataaaaatcatttatAAAATTATCTCAACCTTGTTTACATAAGAGCTAATCAAATCCTAATTTGatcaaatttaaataaatatatcaaCCGCTATAATTGTGATATTATTAAGAGTGTTCCATTCGAAAGGGTGCCAAAATCTTTCGGTGATATGACTCTAATGCAAAAATTAGAAGGTGTTCAATCATGAATGACGAGCTATGTGAGTTTGGAACGAGAGAATAAGAACTCTCAACTaaagtgaaataatttttttattatatttatcccTCTTCTTTGTAAGTGTTAAtggtgtcaaatgaatcatgatatggAATAAGAGACTCAATTTAAGTTGAACTCGAATCCAAATGGCTCGACTAATTAGGAGTCCCCTTGCATACGATCAAAATTTAAATTATGACTGAGAGTCCTTGATTAAAAATCTAAGAGTCTCCTATATGAAATTAAAAGTTGAATTTTAACTAAAAAACCTTCTCTAATAAGCAGTCTTTCCCCTTTATAACTATTAGTAAAGGGCGATCCGAAGACCAAGGAGTAGGGGAAACGAGAGAAAGGTAGTAGCAATAGAGAAGCCTCAAGAAGCTACACTTGTATGCTTAAGAAATCTCTTtataattttgttatttttttttcaaaaatcaatctaGATACTTTttccttttagattttttttctttcaatgtCCCCATTAATCCTCCATAAATAGTAAATCTATTTAGAGGAAAGATCAAGATCATTAAATCCATCCCCTAAATGGATTATGTAGTATTAGAGTGACGATCCTTATTTGTGGATGTGATGGCAGATAATATCCAAAAACATCACCATATCTTACTGTCTATTTCGCATTACTCATGAAAAAGATGAAAGATGTGATGGGTTGGATCCAAGCTAATACAATAATGAAATCTAATAGAGATGAGTGCCTTATAGTAAAGGAGAAGACATCCTCTTCATCGAAAATCAAAACTAATTTATGGATGATGCACTATGATGACAATGTCATGGAACCGATAGTAAAGGTAAGGTTATAACATTTTCGTGTCAAAACTCATATCAACATCCTCACCTATGACGACTCCATAGATGTTAGACACATGGCTTAACCAACTCAAAATCTATTTTACCCTCTCTTGCAATCATTGTAAAATGACATAATATATAAGAGAGAAGTATTGGAAGACTCACCTAAAACTCTTCccaagaaggtgaggaagaatgaAAAATGTCGGTGATGATCTTACCAAAATTGAGTCGGCTAATTGTGTGGATATACATTTATCGCTTATGATAGGGCCAAATGTAAAAGACTTGAGTCCACCGAGTAGTCCAGAGGTTTGGGAAGATCTCTTCATGTTGCAAATTCAAGTACAACAAAAGTTTATCAATGTCAtccgataataaaaaaaatctcatcttaACAAGCTTGATatataaagcacacttcatttgaatatttttttaggtTGGATCCAAAAAGATACGCTGAAGAGGATATATAGATAACATAAACTTTGCATTGCCCTTTAGCCTCATCTAATTGCACTTAGAGAAGGAACGACTAAAAGGAGGATGAAAGAAACTCAAGTACTCATTCCACATGAACTGTTTTAGTCTTGAATTAGATTGGAGATAACGTTTGTCAAGTAGAGTTGTCTCCATATATGAAGATGTAAATATGAAGAACTTAAAAGGTGCTCAAGCCATTGATGTTAGACAATAAGCCAAGCAAGATGTTGTCTTTGTTAAATGACTTAGTGATTAACAAATAGACTACTCAAAACAAAGACACTATCATACTTAGCTCAAACTCAATTCGAGTCATACTTCAACTCAACTCAAATGTAGCCCACTCAAGCTCAAGCTCAAAGTTAAGTTTGATCAATTGAAAGAGTGAACCCAGCTCAATCCAAGTTGGATTCGAATTggaagaagagttggactccaattAAGAGTCCTACTCTAGTTATAAGTCCTTGCTTTTACAACTATAGCAACCCTAAATCAACAACAACCTAAGAAAGAGGTGTTGATGATTAAAAAGAAGAGGAGCGATGGAGAGAGGTAACCCCAAGATTGTAGCCCGAAGAGATTCAAGCTATCACTTATGATGTTTCACTCAAGAAGTCAGAGCCTGTTGCTTAATAAGTCTCTTCTTAGTTGTTTGTTTAGGTATTACTTAATTAGTCAGAGCTTGTTGCTTAATAAGTCTCTTCTAATTAAGAGGTTCAATATTTCATAATTACCTTTTTATAAGTCGCTCAAGAAGTAAGAGTTTATTACTTAATAACTaggtctctttttagttattatttttcttttcaatCCTCTTTTGTTTCAATAACTCCATCAATCCTCCTACAAAGCATAAACTCACTCAAAGGAATGATCAAAATCAATAAATCCTTCCCCTAAATGGATCATCTAGGGCCAATAGGTGAAATGTTGTAGTTTCTACAACGTCTTGGTCATGTTAAAAGCATCATGAGTTCATGTGGTCTACCTCTTTCAGTAGATAAACTTGAGTACCCTTATATGGAAGGGTCAACACCTTTCTTGCTTTGAGCTCCTCCATTAGGCCCTTAAACTCTTAGTCCTTTTTATATATACTTGTAGTTATCATGTAAATTCAGCTACTCCTACATCCGAATAGACAAGCAAAGACTCATGATCAAGGGTCATGATAATATATCAGCTAGCttgttttgtatttcttttttgtATATGATTATGTGGTTGAATTGCTATGATATCTACTTCATATGTCGAGCTTCTTGTAGTTTGGACAATATTTGTAAGAATTAAAGTGGGTGATGATTATTCTATGTGATCATCT comes from the Musa acuminata AAA Group cultivar baxijiao chromosome BXJ2-8, Cavendish_Baxijiao_AAA, whole genome shotgun sequence genome and includes:
- the LOC135618186 gene encoding pollen allergen Sal k 5.0101-like — its product is MAKHLFSAVAVVFAVACVLPALVIAARDVGVVKRGFVVQGRVFCDTCRAGFETPVSTYLQGATVRVECRSEFTGAKTCSFEGTTDHTGTYNILVEGEHDDHEICESLLVSSPESGCKTALQGRERAPVFLSHNNGIASDTRFANSLGFLKDTSLPVCTELLKSYEQYED